The Lysobacter gummosus sequence CGGCGAGCAAGCCGCGCGCGCGGTCGGCGGCGGCGGTGCGGTCTGCCTGTTCCGACGAGTTGCTGGCCCAGGCTTGCTGGCTGCCCGGACGCGCGCTGGTGTCGATCAGCGCGCGCAGCGCCGCGCTGTTCCGCGCGGCGGCGGCCTTGGCGTTGGCCGGGACGAGCGTGCCGGTCTGCGCGCCGGAGCCGGTGGAGGAGGCGACGGCGGCGGCGCCCGTAGCGGTGTGGTGACGCGTTCCGTACACGGCCACGCCGGCCAGTGCGCCCAGGACTGCGGCGCTGAGTAGAGCGGTCTTCAATTGCATGATGCGATTCCCCTGGAAAGTGCAGCAGAAAGGCGGCATCCAGGCCAGGCGGACGATTGCTGCTAGCGCTGGAGGTGCCGGTGCGACGGCACCGCCAACTCTCCGGTGGGGCGGGCGATCCGGCGGCGCGTCGGGTCTAGGCTAGGAACCTCGGGCCGACGGCGACGGAAGCGGGCGGCCTTTTCACGCCAGGGAAATGTGATCGGTTCGACACGATTCTTGAATTCAGACAAGTCTTAGATCCGCGATCGGCTTGAGCGACGCGCGGGCGTGGCGGTCCTGAGCCGTATGCGCTTGCGGGAGAGCGAAGACGCCGGGCGGGATGGTTATTTTGTTTCAGCGCCAACGCTGCGCATCGGGTGCTTGGTTGCCTGGGCGCGAACCGAACTCGCGCGTCGCGCCGCAATAAAACGGCCCGCGATGCGGACCGTTCCGGTGACGCCGATGGATCGGTCAGTTGGCCTTGACCGCCGACCAGACGTGGGCCACGGTCTGGTACTCGACCGGGCCGGCGCCGTACAAATCCGCCGCCGCCTGCAGGGGGCCGGCGCGGGCGCCGGGTAATCGGTGCTGGAGAAGGAAGTCCGTGGTCAGCGTTCGGTACCAGGATGACGGCGATGGTAAGTAAGACGGTCTTCGACTGCATGGGAGCGATTGCGCAGTAAGTCCTGCGGAAGGACGACATCCGCGCTGGCTTGCGGCGCGGCTGGGCCGATGGCGTCGCGGGCGTTCCGGTAGCGTCCGGCGGGCCGCGGCAGCGCATCGGGATTCGCGACAGGAATCGGGGGGGATCGGCAGTGGTGTGCGCGGGGCACGATCGTTTATAAATACGATGGTTGTCACTTGGGTTTTGAATTCAGACGAGTCTTGGCCCGTAGTCTGCCGGCCGGTACTGCGACGCAGGTCTGGCGGCATCGGCGTACATCCCACGCATGGCGGCGTGGCCAGGTTCGGACAGAACGACTCGCCCAGCTCCTCCCAGCTCGAGCCCACCGACTCCGCAGTGGCGGCCTTTGCGCGATCCAGGCCTGCGCATCACCGAAACCATGCATCCGACTCACGACACAACCGCATCGGCGCGCGCTCGTTACTATGTCGTCGGCGCCGCGCGAAGCGGCCCACGCCAGCGCCGCGCCGCCGCGCGCTGATCAGTTCCAACCGAGCGACGGAGCACAATGGGCGCAGTGCAAGTGGAAGTGGATTCGGCAGCCGCAGTGGGCGGGCGCGAAGACGTCATCGTCGTCGGCGCCGGCGTGATCGGCCTGACCTGTGCCCTGGCCCTGCTGGAAAGCGGGCGCGGCGTGCGCGTGATCGACGCCGGCCCGGTCGGCGGCGGCAGCTCGCACGGCAACTGCGGCACCATCACCCCCAGCCACGCCACGCCGCTGGCCGCGCCGGGCGTGATCGCGCAGGCGCTGCGCTGGATGCTGACCCCGGACGCGCCGCTGTACGTGCATCCCAAACTCGATCCGCAGCTGTGGAGCTGGCTGCTGCGCTTCGCCGCGCGCTGCAACGCCAGCGACTGGCGCGCCAGCGCGCAGGCCAAGTCGGCGCTGCTGAACGATTCGCGCGAACGGCTGGAAGACTGGGTGACGCGCTACGGCCTGGTCTGCGAGTTCGACAGCTCCGGCGTGGACTACGTGTTCCGCGACGCCGCCGCCTTCGCCTCCGGCCAGCATGAGCTCGACCTGTTGCGCGAGTTCGGCGTGCAGATCGAATTGATCGACGGCGCCGCCTACCAGGCGCAGGACCCGGCGTTCAAGCCCGGCCTGGCCGGAGTGATCCGTTTCGATCACGACGCGGTGCTGCGCCCGGACCGCTACGTGGCCGAGCTCGCGCGCACGGTACGCGCACGCGGCGGCGAGATCGTCGAGCGCTGCGCGCTGCGCGGCCTGCAGCACGGCGCCGGCGGCATCGAGCTGGACACCACGCACGGCCCGATGCGCGCGCGCGAGGCGGTGATCGCGCTCGGCGCGTGGTCGCCGAAGCTGTCCGACGCGATCGGCCTGCCCTCGCTCAAGCGCACCATGCAGCCCGGCAAGGGCTACTCGATCACCTACGACCGCCCGGCGCTGACGCCGTTGCGGCCGGTGGTGCTGCGCGAGCGCAAGGTCTGCGTGACCATGTGGGACAGCGGCTTCCGCCTGGGCAGCACGATGGAATTCTCCGGCTTCGACGACAGCCTCAACCCGCGCCGCCTGGCCGCGCTGGAACGCGGCGCGGCCGAATATCTGCACCAGCCGGTGGGCCCGGTCGAGCGCGAGCGCTGGCAGGGCTGGCGGCCGATGAGCGTGGACGACGTGCCGCTGATCGGCCGCGTGCCCGGCCGCGCCGGCCTGTGGCTGGCGACCGGCCACGGCATGATGGGCGTGAGCATGAGCGCCGGCACCGGCCAGCTGCTGGCCGACCTGATCGCCGGCCGTGAGACCGCGATCGACCCGCATCCCTACCGACCGGAGCGTTTCGCTTGAACGCAGACGAACAAAGCAAGACCCACTTCGACCTGATCGTGGTCGGCGGCGGCTCCGGCGGCCTGGCCGGCGCGTTCCGCGCCGCCGAGTACGGCGCGCGCGTGGCGCTGCTGGAACCGGCGCTGCTGGGCGGCACCTGCGTCAACGTCGGCTGCGTGCCGAAGAAGGCGATGTGGCTGGCCGCCGACATCGCCGGCAAGCTGCGCATGGCGCAGTCGCTGGGCTTCTCCATCGACCAGCCGCCGCAGCAACGCTGCGAGCTGGACTGGCCGACCTTCATCGTCCATCGCCAGCGCTACATCGCCAACATCCACGAGAGTTACCGCAAGCGCCTGGACGCGTCCGGCATCGTGCTCGCGCCGATGCGCGCGCACCTGCTCGACGCGCGCACGGTGGAATGCGAGAACGGAGCGCGCCTGAGCGCGCCGCGGATCCTGATCGCCACCGGCGGCCACGCGGTCAAGCCGGACATGCCGGGCGCGGAACTGGGCGGTACCTCGGACGATTTCTTCTCATGGAACGCGGCGCCGGAGC is a genomic window containing:
- a CDS encoding NAD(P)/FAD-dependent oxidoreductase — translated: MGAVQVEVDSAAAVGGREDVIVVGAGVIGLTCALALLESGRGVRVIDAGPVGGGSSHGNCGTITPSHATPLAAPGVIAQALRWMLTPDAPLYVHPKLDPQLWSWLLRFAARCNASDWRASAQAKSALLNDSRERLEDWVTRYGLVCEFDSSGVDYVFRDAAAFASGQHELDLLREFGVQIELIDGAAYQAQDPAFKPGLAGVIRFDHDAVLRPDRYVAELARTVRARGGEIVERCALRGLQHGAGGIELDTTHGPMRAREAVIALGAWSPKLSDAIGLPSLKRTMQPGKGYSITYDRPALTPLRPVVLRERKVCVTMWDSGFRLGSTMEFSGFDDSLNPRRLAALERGAAEYLHQPVGPVERERWQGWRPMSVDDVPLIGRVPGRAGLWLATGHGMMGVSMSAGTGQLLADLIAGRETAIDPHPYRPERFA